ATCATTCCCTATTCTCCCTTCCCACAACGCCCTCAATAGTAGATAGTGGACACAAAGTGATGTGAGCCAAATCTGTTGTCCATTTTCTATACGAAGCAGTTCGGTGGGCGATGTTTCGTCAGACCAGCCTATCGCGGAGGCAAAATCGGCTAGAGCTATCGACACGACTTCCCATCGACGATGAACAAAGGTGATCCGGGTCTTTATCAGTAGCGCAAGCTGTAACACAAGTGTATGTTTGTTGAGACGAGCTTCTTTCTAGACAAATAGTTGTATCAGCATATATGTCTTCGGGCTATAGAATAACCCACTATCAGTTCATCAACGACACTCAAGTACTCTACTGGTCCGGCATGTTCGATGTGTTCGAGGTACACGAGGTATAAGTTGTATCGATGAGAGATGTCATTTCTACATACACATTAGTCCAGATAAGATGTAATACGCTATAAGTTACTCACTTGCACGCAGTTAAAGCAGATTGTATAAGTCTCTTGCCGAAATTGAATTTCCCTTGCATAAAAGCCAATCTGATATTTAGCAACTCTAATTCAAGTTTCATGGGTAACAGGGACGATTGTCGTTGGGCAATGAAGCACTTCAGCCCAATTGAATTAGCCACCATATTCTGCGCTGATTGAACAAGACTCACAGCTTGACCAACGACATCTTGTAAATCATCTATCAACCTCTGATAATCAATCTTTAGTGATATCTCCGTCTCCTTattccttccttttctccgCACTGCTTGCCATGCTGAGTACACCTTAATACCAACCAAACCAAACTCCAAACTAAACGCGACCCGCTCTTTGTTTGATAGTTTATTCGAACCGAGACCCGTTTTCAAGAGGTCGAGGGCAAAAAGCTGGAGACCAAGAGCTTTCGCAGAAGCTTCAGGGTCATGAAAGAAACGATGAGAAGCATAAGCGTGATAGAAAGGGTTTGATAGATCACAAAGTTTTATTAGAGGATACCCAGCCTTGCGGTCAAGAGATACGGATCCAGGTAAGAAAGCTTGTTGATAATGATGTTGTGCGGCTTGATGTGCTTGCTGTGCGTGGTGATACAGCAAAGCGGTGATCGTCGGAGAGCTCTCATGCTGCTCCAACACCTCTTCAGGCTTTTCGGGCTTGAAGCTTTGCTCAGTATCTTGATAGAGTTCTGGCGATATCTTTCTGCGTTTTAGAGACTGTTTGCCGTTTTCAAGGTTGGGCGAAAGAGAACGATGGGAAGGATGCGACGGAGAAGAGGCGACAATTGTGTTGTCGCTGCTTGGATAGCCTTCTCTAGACATCCGTCTCAGCTTTGAAATAAGAcaaaataaagaaagaattgacAAAAACATCTAAAATGAAGAAAATCAATATACGCGACATTATCGCGTCTCGTTACGTAATTCTAGACATATGATGAATGATTATTGAGGAATCCGTTTTCTTATTGTTCAAAAACAATGATATCCAGAGACAAACGTCCAACTTTTCCTATACAAACTCCATCTATTACCCAAAGCACTCATTCTCAAATACATCCTGCCTCTTCAACTGGTCAATCGCGAGTACATGTCACTTTAGTTCCACATTCTGGCAGAAGCGATGGAGTTGAATTTTCTGACAAGACAAGCGATCCAAGATGGAGCGACGTGAGAATTGTCCATCCAGCCTGGGAGGGATGGGGCAAGGGTCCTGGTTATAAATCCAAACTGTAGCTATCCTCAAAGTGAGTTTGTGCTTGCATGCATTCACGGCAGGACACTGATGTGAGATGTGACTGTTTGACAGATGCCAATTGAGCCTGACCGCTTTGTATTATCTTGCAACGGATTGGTTGTACACTATGCATATGGTGTTGTGAagcttttgtttttcaCTTTGCAGTCATTTCTTTTACAACCATCTGTTTTAATTGGCAGAATGGGACCTGTTACCCAGTGCGAAGGATGACATGAACGCCAGAATCAGTCTTGACGATACCACTTATCTCTCCAATGGGCGTTGCGAGTGTCGCGTCCTAGGTAATCTAGTCAGTCACAACCCAAGCAGTCTCATCACTGTGAAAGAGTAACTCACCTCAAAAAGCTTTTGCATCTGACCCTTGCCAAACCAACCGAGGTCTCCGCCCTTCTTTGCACTGGAGCAATCACTCTCTGTCGAAGCGATCTTGGCAAACTCCTCTGCAAGTTCTGCAGCCgggagagattgaaggTATGCAATGTGCTTTTCAATGATTGCTTGAGCTTCATCGACCGATATAGTGATATGGTCCTAATGGAAGGAGCACAAAAAGTCAGACTTGATCTTTACGACATCTATTGCTTTAAAGCAAAGGCTTGGAAGGTATGCTTACATTTCGCCAAGAAGCAGGCCTCCTGCTTCCAGCATGCTTAGCCAGGATATGACTTGCCCTTATCTGGCCGTCCTTGCCTCCAGCAGGTTTTGGCTGAGCATTGAGGTACTTGTTGGCGCCAGGGAGCTGGTAGATTTGTTCCGAAGATAGCTCAGTGGGAGCTTCCCAGGTTGATACACCCTTTTCAGCGTGATAAAAGTAGGGAATTTGGCGAGAGCTGGAAAAACGGATTTCCCAGCCTGTGGATGCCATCCTACAGTGATCGATGAAGATTTAAGTCTGGATAGCATAACATATGACTGGCAGACCTACTTGAATCTTTATAGGCTAGAAATGAAGGTCGAGGAATAGTCACAAATTTAAAAAATGGCAAGATAAATTGAGAATGATGGCATGTTATCAAGCTCCAACAAcaaaaagtggaggtggaaaTTAACACAATGTTGAACCATGCATAGAAACATTAAGTTACTATTCCCATAAATATACCATAAATCCTCAAGACTGTCTTCTTAAGATCTCTCTCCCAATACTTACCACTCAACAAACTGTAAGAAGAACAAAGCAAAGGCGAAATATGATAGAAGTAGAATCCAATGTTAATTACCCATACACAATCTAATATAAAAATGACATGTAGATCGTGATGCTTGGTGGTGTTATGAATACAATACgtgaagaaaaaaatagGTATACGATGAGAAAAGTGAAAGAATACGCATCACAGACATATTGGTAGCGCGAAGCATTGTTTGATTTAGAAAGAGGGATCTGGGTGGATACTATATCAATACCTAAGACTGGCAAACTATGCAGATAGccagagaagaagtgatTGGAAACGCCGGTATGTCATTGCAGTTCGGCTGTAGGGCGCTCGTTGAGGTTCATAAGTAGAGTTTGGAGACACCGCTTTGTCACAATGTCGCCTTTCAGAAGAGGGGCAAAAGTGTTGTCTTGGAGAGCTTTAGGAAGGCATGCTCGAAGagcttctcttgctctgCAGCTTTGTGTTAGCACTGGGAATTGGTTTATGGAGCTGACGAACCTTGGATTATCACTCATTCTCAGATAACACCTCACAACGTGCTTTAATAACCGAACAGCCTGGCTTTCTACGAGAGCATCCACCATGTTGGCTAAGACCGTTCCCACAGCATAAAACCTTTCATAAGTTTGACAAATGTATTGTAAGCCGAGATCGTCTGCAAGTATTTTCTGCACGATGAAAATAGCGACGGTTTTGGATAATTCAGAACCTGTCTCCATGATGCGAAGACAAAGAGGGATAATTTCTGTCgacaaaagaaagttgaTAACATCTGAATTGTCATTTTGCTAATGAAGGTATCAGCATGAACCATACTAGACCATCCAGGCATACTTTGACTAGGGCACCAATAACACCAAGCGAGGTTAATCGTAGGTACTCAAATGGCCGTGTTTTGCTCGTCGTGTTAAGGAACGGATAGAGAAAGAGCGGAATATGTGCTACGTAACGATGAGCAACCTGAATATGCTTGGTTTAGCATACTAACCATTCAGAAAGAGAGATCGAGTGTCAGAATGACTGGCAACACATTGTAAAAGTGCAAGTGCGTTACATACCCTATTCGACGCATGGGCAGTAAGAGATGGTGGAGAGAGTGCCGGGTAGACTGCAACAATCTCCAGTAGCAGCGAGCTCATGATACCTGGTCTCGTTTAGGATTTTTGTGCTAAATGGACATGAGGCCAAGACTTACCAAAACCACCCCACAAAACTAACGCCAAGTCCTCATATAgttctctcttcttgctcaatTCTAGAAGCGCAGCTTCTCTCGTTTCGGGCTCCAATAGCTCCGTAATCAAAACATAaattttttcttcctcactcCCTGCTGGTGGTGGCGCGCCATTTGGCATCAAGAGAACTTTTCCTCCAGCACCTGCACCCATCGCGACTCCAGCCGTCGAAATATTTTGTGCTTGGTTTGAGAGATTATGTGGCTGAGACGTTGGCGGTGGCGGGTTGTTTAAATGCTGAGCGAGATTCTGAGGAAGGAGTGGACCTGGAGCACCAGCACCTGGTGTGGCTGATTGTGCATTTCCCAGCTGTGGGGTGTGTCCTGCTCCTGCCCTCAAACTGTCACTAGCAGACCCATATGTATACTGTTGTCTCCTTTCAAACATGTAAGGGGGTAAATTAGTTGGTTGACCTTGCAAGTGAGGAAATGCTTGAGAAGGCCATGAATGGGTTGCAGTTTCGGTATCTGGGGTCGATGGAGCTGTGGGAGGACGGTGTAGGGCTTGATGGGCGAGCGGGTGGTGAGACAAGTGCGGCGGAGGATGAGAGAACATGGCGAAACTAGACTTGATAGCTTGAGGATGAATATATAGGAAAGAGATTTGCTTTGATGAGATGAAGCAACTTAGTCATAACAACGGGCGGCGTTTGCCGAAAGTGGCACCTGGCTACTTCTAGCTTGCTACTTTTTATACAATTTCTAATTGTGATAACATGCAAGCACCGCGATTGTAAGTATGCATGGCTACTATATGGCTATCACTTATGTTACGGCTGCATACGTAGAAGACTCAATGAGCGGCAAGCTAACCCCAATCCGTCAGTAGAGGTAGAGTCCGCTTAGCTAGGCTTATCGCAAGTAGATATATAATCTTCATACGATCCTTAAAACACAAAAAGAATTACGTCGTAAGACATGCGAGCGTCATATACATAATAAATGACTGAGCAACTTGAATTAGGATGCTGAAGATATGTTACGGGCAGTAGGTGAGCCAAATACGAATCATGGTAATCAAGCTGAATGGTGTATTAGCTGCCCAAGTATGTGGGAAACACGCAAACATAATCATATGCTAATTAGTTTTTTAAGATGAAAACAATTATGAAGGATAGGTTTATGCAGATTCACACCTTGCAAGAAGCAGGATTTAACCGAGTGGTACGTATAATATCATCCAACAATGCCTTGCTGATACTTGCCAAGTTTGCTGGAAGAAACTGGAATCATGGACAGGTACAAGCTTCAATGCTGGTAGATATAACAAACTGATCCGTGTGATGGATTAGAGTATCGAGCTGGTCTTGAGAGGTCCCACAGGACGGTTTCTACCGTGAGAGGATTGTGAAACAAGAGATGGGTTTGATTCTGATTCACTGTAGAATGCCATACATCATATCAGTCATGTGTCATGAGGTATGTAACGCCAAATTTTTTGATAACCATGCTAACAGACAGCAGATGGCTCACATAGAGCAGATGAATCATGGACCAAATTTCCAAAAGGTGTTTTTGCATCCTGCATTCTTCTTGCTGTATCTAACCTCTGTTAGCTGATGAATGACATTAAAGCCGATGTGTCCCGCTTGCAGGCAAGAGGGTATTATGGCGATGGTTTTTGGTCAGACGGTAAACGTCTTCGCGACAGTGAACGCATAGGGGTAGAAGGTTTTAAACCAAGTGATTTTCCGGAATATGTCTGTGGTGTTAATGCTGCGTAAATTCCTCATCTTGGCTTCGTTGTCATATCACTGAAACACATTTAGAGACgcaaaaaaggcaaaaaagtCGCGCAGGGGGTCGAATGCAAGCCTGAAGTCAGAACTAGCCAAAGGCCAAGCCTCCCGCAAAAGTGGGAGGCAAACAGATTATAAACGAAaggatggaagaagaaacaatgTCGACATGGGAGAGATTGGTATGCGGCTAGACGGTGTCCGGGGTATGTCTCCTCTGCCTAACTTGTAGATTGTTTTAACGAAAGAAGCAATCATGAAACAAGATCGAGAAGACCGCAAAGCTTTCATAGATCAGCAAGTAAAATCAATGATACGCGAAGGAATGACCGTTACTGCTGCTAAGAGGAAGGCTAATGACCAATGGGAGCGAGAACATCCTTGGTGGGCTGAGAGTAATACGCGAAGCAAAGTGTAGGTCACAGCGAGGTGTGGATGGGGACTAATAGGAGTGAAGTGCAAGGTCCAAGGCGGCAGCGAATTTGCGAGCTGAAGCTGCTGAAGCGCGCCTGCGTGCTTTCGCCAGTTCGTCTAATGACTTGAAAATCGAACAGAACGAACCATCTGCTGATACGGATGGCGAGAATTCTAGCTCTGACAACCATATTGAAGAGATTCCAGATCCACAATTAAGtgttgaagagaggaaaaggcaattGGACACTATGGACGATAGCGAAAGAGACGGCTTGCGAGGTGGCTGGGAAGAATTTGTCAAACTTCCCATACCAAAAGTTGACCCAGACACCAAGCCTTGTGCATTCGTAGGGAAACGTCCGTTTTCGTCTGATATtactgcttcttcttttgtctccGCAAAACAGCGCAAAACATCTGACGACCTTCCTTCACGGTATTCGGTTAATCCCGCTGGACAACAATGTTCACAAACCTTTGACCCAGCATAAGGCTATCTAGTAGCGCCAGTCATGCAACTCTGATCACACTAGAGCTGCCAcaaaaatcatcaaatgAGGAAAAGGGTGTGAACGTTCAAATGAGCAGAGAAAGCTGGAGTTGCAAGGTTTGTACCTTCTTTAATAACATGAATAACAGTTCGTGAGATAAGTGGCAGCTTTTGGCGAGAAGCAACATTCTTGACGACTGTGATAGAGATGTGCATCGCAACACCACAAGGACCCATATCAAATAATGTGAGCGTCATATAACCCATACTCATGCTTCCAAAGCAAATCCTATGAATGCATGACCATATTGTATCTTTGGAAAGCTCTCCCATTTGTATAGAGACAACCCAAAAATCTTATTACTTTGTTTTTATACCAGCATTTGCCACATGGCTGGTAATGGCCGGTGTTTATGTAATGCCGACCAGTGGTTACACTGCTTGTGACAGGATAACAAGGAATTCACCCAACAAAAATAATATCACAATTTTCATTTagttctttctcttgcctgTTTCCGACTAATCCAATATGGTTAGTGTAATGTTTCGTCTCACAAAACTGTTTCGCCGCTGTTGGGCACTGTCCATAACATGCTAACTCAAATTCAACCTACACAGGCGTCGAACGATCCTAAAATTAGGACCATCCTGCAAACTATAGCTTCAGAGAAGCGCAACCTCGAAGGAGCCCGCGCAGTCATGCGCGCTATAGAAGCGTCATCCAAGAATGAAGTAGTTATGCAACAAGCACAAAATGAGATGCGTTCAGCTCAGGCTTCAATCCAGTATCTAGAGGATGAGCTCGCCAAGTTGCAAGTGTCTTCTGGGTCTGGGTCGGGCTCAGGCTCTTCAATGAGCATTGGACCGCCGGGAGCGCCAGGGGGAGGAGGTGGTAGTGGCAGAGGAATGCCTACTACTCCAATTAGAGGAGGACCACAGACAGCGGTCAGTCCAAGTCCTAGTGGGAAGGGATTTGAAGGGAGAGATAGGCCGCTACCTCCGCCGCCTGAATCAAGTTCTACAGAAGGAACAAGGAAGGAGCAGAAGAATTATTCACAACTAGGTAAACTCTTTTCAGCCGATGCTTCGTCGAATGTTGACTCTTGAAATATAGATTTACTCCGATATGATGCGCCTCTGACCGGTGCTAAGATCAATCGCATGCTCAATCAGCTTCAATTTAAGCTTCAAGTAGAGGAGCAATACAAAACTGgtattgaaaagatggcCCAGGCGTATAGGGCAGAGGGCGATAAGAGGCTGAAAAGCGAAACAGATTCGAAAAAGGTAGAAAGCGAGAGCAAGATCCAGCTTTTaagaaaggcaaagagaagatatgAAACATTGGCTAAGTTTGGCAACCCTGTTGATGACGAAAGCGGTAAGATCTCTACATCTATGTGGCTCTAAGTTTGCCTAATGTATCAGCATAGAGTTTGAGCCAGACGGTAAACGTAAAGAGGCTCTTCGAAAACCTATCTCCGGTAAACTTATAATCTCATTACGTGCCGCCCGTGAACTCAACCATCGAGCTCTTTCTCGTCGTTTCTCCAAAGCTTTTACCGAGACCACCGTTGTCATTAAAGTTGAAGGAAATGAGCGAGCAGTCTCTCATCCGTCGCGGAACGACAGATGGCATGAAGATTTTCACATTCCTGTAGAGAAGGCCAACGAAGTAGAAATTACTATATACGATACAGTTGCTCCTGGAGATACAGCTCCTATAGGTATGCTTTGGCTTCGAGTTAGTGATTTAGTGGAAGCACTGCGTAGACAAAAAGTCGGGATAGAGGGACAGGGCGCTGGTTGGGTTACTGCTGCAACAGCTGCCACTATGGGACCGCGAATCGGAAGTGCACCTGATTCTGTCACGTTACATAGCGCTGGGACTATCCGCGGAAGACCTGATGCAGAGGGAAAGGGACCTGATGGAATAGAGAGTTGGTGGTCTGTTGAGCCTGCTGGAGCTATTTGTCTAAGACTGGACTTTGGTAGGTTCTATATTACTCAACGTAAATATACTAACTTTTTGTAGTTAAGGATGCTGTTCCTGGCGGCCGTCGCCCATACGAAGCTCTCGGCCGACAAGGTGCCGTTCGTATGCGCAAAGGCGATGTCTACGAGTTGAATGGTCATAAATTCGTACAACGCCAATTCTATCAGCCTATCATGTGTGCCCTATGTCAAGAATTCTTGCTTACGGGAGAGGGCTACCAGTGCGAGGATTGTAGATATGCCTGTCACAAAAAGTGTTACCCAAAGATTGTTACAAAGTGTATCAGCAAGTCAAATGCGGATGGAGTAAGTCTTAGATACAAGCGATTGGCCCTAATGATATTCTTAGGAAGGAGACGAGGAGAAGATCAACCACCGCATACCTCACAGATTTACACCCTACACGA
The Cryptococcus depauperatus CBS 7841 chromosome 1, complete sequence DNA segment above includes these coding regions:
- a CDS encoding cell differentiation protein rcd1, which codes for MFSHPPPHLSHHPLAHQALHRPPTAPSTPDTETATHSWPSQAFPHLQGQPTNLPPYMFERRQQYTYGSASDSLRAGAGHTPQLGNAQSATPGAGAPGPLLPQNLAQHLNNPPPPTSQPHNLSNQAQNISTAGVAMGAGAGGKVLLMPNGAPPPAGSEEEKIYVLITELLEPETREAALLELSKKRELYEDLALVLWGGFGIMSSLLLEIVAVYPALSPPSLTAHASNRVCNALALLQCVASHSDTRSLFLNAHIPLFLYPFLNTTSKTRPFEYLRLTSLGVIGALVKQNDNSDVINFLLSTEIIPLCLRIMETGSELSKTVAIFIVQKILADDLGLQYICQTYERFYAVGTVLANMVDALVESQAVRLLKHVVRCYLRMSDNPRAREALRACLPKALQDNTFAPLLKGDIVTKRCLQTLLMNLNERPTAELQ